A part of Candidatus Neomarinimicrobiota bacterium genomic DNA contains:
- a CDS encoding histidine triad nucleotide-binding protein, with protein sequence MTQDCIFCKIIAGDIPAKLLYEDAEMLAFNDISPQAPTHILIIPKKHIAGPAALTADDELLMGKMVNLGTTLATEAGLQDGFRLVMNNGENAGQTVFHLHLHVLGGRTMIWPPG encoded by the coding sequence ATGACACAAGATTGTATTTTTTGTAAGATCATTGCTGGAGATATCCCTGCCAAATTGCTTTATGAAGACGCTGAGATGTTGGCGTTCAATGATATCAGCCCCCAGGCACCAACCCATATACTGATCATTCCCAAGAAACATATTGCTGGACCGGCAGCCCTGACCGCAGATGATGAGTTGCTTATGGGCAAAATGGTTAATCTGGGAACGACCCTGGCAACAGAGGCTGGATTGCAGGACGGATTCAGGCTCGTGATGAACAACGGCGAAAATGCTGGTCAAACTGTATTCCATTTACATCTGCATGTTCTCGGCGGGAGAACAATGATCTGGCCGCCTGGCTAA
- a CDS encoding RsmE family RNA methyltransferase — MITGEQVYLPTFQKGLTSLTLTGSEYHHLIRVRRFKVGSQIWVVDGRGTAALTRIKTIRNDTLDLTVLAEEPGRGELTGEIILAIANLKGDHMNLIVEKATELGVHQIVPLLTEHTVKQGMNHGRLQRIAIAAMKQSRRSFLPVIHELTGFPGFVRTNRSVTNLFCYAADTSTFISSNQTLIRRSGSVVIWIGPEGDWSKDEIDLASVSDYTFTGLGPRRLRAETAAIHAAGLVSALLQESA, encoded by the coding sequence GTGATCACTGGTGAACAAGTATATTTGCCCACCTTCCAAAAAGGGCTGACAAGCCTAACCCTGACTGGTTCAGAATATCATCATCTAATTCGAGTTCGTCGGTTTAAAGTTGGATCACAGATTTGGGTGGTAGATGGACGAGGAACAGCCGCTTTAACACGGATAAAAACCATCAGAAATGATACGCTCGATCTAACCGTTCTTGCTGAAGAACCAGGTCGCGGTGAGCTCACAGGTGAAATTATTCTGGCAATTGCCAACCTGAAGGGCGACCACATGAATCTGATCGTTGAGAAAGCCACCGAATTGGGGGTTCATCAGATCGTACCATTGCTTACGGAGCATACTGTCAAGCAGGGCATGAATCATGGCAGATTACAACGGATTGCTATTGCTGCCATGAAACAGAGTCGACGTTCATTCCTGCCTGTGATCCACGAGTTAACCGGGTTTCCGGGGTTTGTCAGAACAAACAGGTCAGTAACGAATCTCTTTTGCTATGCCGCTGATACCAGCACCTTCATATCCAGCAATCAGACGCTGATCAGACGTTCGGGATCGGTAGTAATATGGATCGGTCCAGAAGGGGATTGGTCAAAGGATGAAATTGATTTAGCCTCTGTTTCCGACTATACTTTCACGGGTCTGGGACCCAGACGTTTACGGGCTGAAACCGCTGCTATTCATGCAGCCGGTTTGGTGTCAGCTCTGCTTCAAGAATCCGCTTAA
- a CDS encoding ATP-binding protein, whose product MNNNQVFDHFLTIPSDIKEIERVQDFARNILNTTSYPSDIRQDIILALQEGVNNAIKHGNGNGSDLKVSIKMTLYDSHLELRIRDKGLGFDRDCLKDPTEPGQRLRYNGRGLLFIENYMDEICFIREAEYHELKMIRYQ is encoded by the coding sequence TTGAACAATAACCAAGTCTTCGACCACTTTCTGACCATCCCGTCGGATATAAAGGAAATTGAACGAGTTCAGGACTTTGCCAGAAATATTTTGAATACTACCAGCTATCCCAGTGACATTCGTCAGGATATTATTCTCGCCCTGCAGGAGGGCGTCAACAATGCCATTAAGCATGGCAATGGTAATGGCTCGGATCTGAAGGTCTCCATCAAGATGACCCTTTATGATTCCCATCTGGAGCTGCGGATCCGGGATAAGGGGTTAGGTTTTGATCGTGATTGTCTTAAAGATCCAACTGAACCGGGTCAGCGGTTGCGCTATAATGGTCGCGGACTACTTTTTATAGAGAATTATATGGATGAGATCTGCTTTATTCGTGAAGCAGAATATCATGAACTAAAAATGATCCGCTATCAATGA
- a CDS encoding deoxynucleoside kinase, with amino-acid sequence MRNLYHIAIEGVIGVGKTSLARRLTQHLDSRLVLEEFEENPFLSSFYGDRRRYAFQTQLFFLLSRYRQFQELRQTELFSKLLITDYMFQKDRLFAYLNLDENEMGLYDKIAGMMEETITHPDLVIYLQADTDRLLYNIRKRGRDFESNINSDYIAALNQVYNEYFFRYKASPLLIINATDIDFVNDQDDLADLLATIRQPIEGTKFYNPIKR; translated from the coding sequence ATGAGAAACTTATATCATATCGCTATTGAAGGGGTTATCGGTGTGGGAAAAACAAGCTTGGCAAGACGCCTTACCCAACATTTAGACTCCCGTCTGGTGCTTGAAGAATTTGAAGAGAATCCGTTTTTGTCATCCTTTTATGGTGATCGCAGACGTTATGCTTTTCAAACCCAGCTTTTCTTTTTGTTGAGTCGCTATCGTCAATTTCAGGAACTGAGACAAACCGAACTTTTCTCCAAGTTGCTGATCACCGATTATATGTTTCAGAAGGATCGCCTTTTTGCCTATCTAAATCTGGATGAAAATGAGATGGGTCTGTATGACAAAATTGCCGGAATGATGGAAGAAACCATTACCCATCCCGATTTGGTTATCTATCTACAAGCTGATACGGATCGGTTGCTCTATAATATTAGAAAACGGGGCCGAGACTTTGAGTCCAATATCAATAGTGATTATATCGCTGCTCTGAATCAAGTTTATAACGAATATTTTTTCCGTTACAAAGCCTCACCCCTGTTGATCATCAACGCTACAGATATTGATTTCGTGAATGATCAGGATGATCTGGCAGACCTCCTAGCAACTATTCGACAACCCATTGAAGGGACCAAATTCTACAACCCAATCAAACGGTGA
- the folK gene encoding 2-amino-4-hydroxy-6-hydroxymethyldihydropteridine diphosphokinase has product MTPVLISVGSNMKDPRVQVQKAVKELNEHYEHVQMSSLYLTQPVGPVSQASFVNATVYFETDQNALEVLDNLLEIERQAGRDRISETPKGPRILDLDIILFGKEIWSDKVLSIPHPRFRERRFVLEPASEIASNMLDPLTDKTIARLLSECTDRCSITPLAERIDV; this is encoded by the coding sequence ATGACCCCGGTTCTCATTAGCGTTGGTTCAAATATGAAGGATCCCCGGGTTCAGGTTCAGAAAGCTGTGAAAGAGTTGAATGAACATTATGAGCATGTCCAAATGAGCAGTCTCTACCTTACCCAGCCTGTCGGTCCAGTCAGTCAAGCTTCCTTTGTAAATGCTACTGTTTATTTTGAGACGGATCAGAATGCCCTGGAAGTGCTGGACAATCTGTTGGAAATAGAACGTCAAGCGGGTCGAGACAGAATCTCAGAGACACCGAAAGGTCCCCGTATCCTGGATCTTGATATCATCCTATTCGGGAAAGAGATCTGGTCAGACAAGGTCCTCAGTATTCCCCATCCGCGTTTCCGGGAGCGTCGTTTTGTGTTAGAGCCTGCTTCAGAGATCGCGTCAAATATGCTGGATCCGCTTACTGATAAAACTATAGCACGGTTGCTCTCTGAATGCACTGATAGGTGCTCGATCACTCCACTTGCTGAGCGGATTGATGTATGA
- the folB gene encoding dihydroneopterin aldolase: MGILTIKNLVFYGYHGVQDFEKELGGRFEVDVRIAYPFARCASEDTLHKAVDYQAVYGVVKGMVTGKKFHLIETLADHLADALVRQFDVEEITVILRKKKVPIDAVLDYVEVEVTRKKADV, translated from the coding sequence ATGGGAATTTTAACCATCAAGAATCTTGTATTTTACGGCTATCACGGTGTCCAGGATTTTGAGAAGGAACTGGGTGGTCGGTTTGAAGTGGATGTACGCATTGCTTACCCATTTGCTCGTTGCGCCTCTGAAGATACCTTACATAAAGCTGTGGACTATCAGGCGGTCTATGGCGTGGTGAAGGGAATGGTAACGGGCAAGAAATTTCATTTGATCGAAACCCTGGCTGATCATCTGGCCGATGCCCTGGTACGACAATTTGATGTTGAAGAGATCACTGTAATCCTGCGCAAGAAGAAGGTTCCCATTGATGCTGTTTTGGATTATGTGGAAGTTGAGGTCACCCGTAAGAAAGCAGATGTATGA
- a CDS encoding response regulator transcription factor encodes MAVNIILADDHTLFREGLLSILNSELEFKVIAQADNGREVVKLARKMAVDVIIMDIAMPELNGIEATRQVLHDNPNQKVIALSMHSDRHFVTGMLKAGAKGYLLKDCAGSELIQAVREVLQDRYYISEEISNAVLNDYVGKLVQETETSELSSREREVLQLIAEGKPTQEIATTLFISVKTVEAHRAKIKTKLKLNSIPELTKYAIREGLTSLE; translated from the coding sequence ATGGCTGTCAATATAATTTTAGCTGATGATCATACGCTCTTCAGAGAGGGTCTGCTTTCCATCCTGAATAGCGAATTGGAGTTTAAGGTCATTGCTCAGGCGGATAATGGTCGCGAAGTAGTTAAGCTGGCTCGCAAAATGGCAGTAGATGTGATCATAATGGACATTGCCATGCCTGAGCTCAATGGGATAGAGGCTACTCGTCAAGTGCTGCATGACAACCCGAATCAAAAGGTCATTGCCCTTTCAATGCATTCAGACCGGCATTTCGTGACAGGTATGCTCAAGGCCGGTGCCAAAGGTTATTTACTGAAAGATTGTGCCGGAAGTGAACTGATCCAAGCCGTGCGTGAGGTTTTGCAGGATCGCTACTATATCAGCGAGGAGATCTCCAATGCAGTCCTTAATGATTACGTTGGCAAGTTGGTGCAGGAAACCGAGACCTCTGAATTGTCTAGCCGGGAACGGGAAGTTTTGCAATTGATCGCTGAAGGCAAACCAACTCAAGAGATTGCCACTACCTTATTTATCAGCGTCAAGACAGTGGAAGCCCATCGAGCCAAGATCAAGACCAAACTTAAATTGAATTCCATTCCAGAACTTACCAAATATGCTATCCGCGAAGGGCTGACATCCCTGGAATAG
- a CDS encoding PAS domain-containing sensor histidine kinase has product MAKRHSVIDFQHSNSRRALTEGEENYHKIIEFAREGVAIHVDGIIVYANQKLLDILGLESPSEILGRTASELVQEARREISKELEITMLTESEELFSVEDVYERKDGRLIPVEVSAISILYQGKPAVQIIARDISERKKVEAEVWEYQNMLKRLSSDLILSEEAQRRNLAIVLHDQLGQSLAMAKIKMAGILNATSDEDLKQKLKAVEKDISDAVKQTRSITYELSPPVLHELGLIEALEWRLEKFTEETGIETAYDHNLENINLRDEQVVILFRSVDEVLKNILKHAQASRVLISIQVSKYSFTIKIHDDGKGFDTALLSPEQRKSGSFGLFSIKERIEYLGGVLDIQSEEGSGTVVTLIVPVSLEGI; this is encoded by the coding sequence ATGGCAAAGAGGCATTCTGTTATCGATTTTCAGCATTCCAATTCCCGTCGTGCATTGACCGAGGGAGAAGAGAATTATCACAAGATCATTGAGTTCGCTCGTGAGGGAGTTGCTATTCATGTGGATGGCATTATCGTCTACGCAAATCAAAAACTATTGGACATCCTCGGTCTGGAAAGCCCATCTGAGATCCTGGGGCGGACAGCCTCAGAGCTGGTTCAGGAAGCACGTCGCGAGATATCAAAAGAGCTGGAAATCACCATGCTTACCGAGAGTGAAGAGCTCTTCTCCGTTGAGGATGTATATGAGCGAAAAGATGGTCGATTGATTCCTGTTGAAGTATCAGCTATTTCCATACTATATCAGGGGAAACCGGCGGTCCAGATTATTGCCCGCGACATTTCTGAACGAAAAAAAGTTGAAGCTGAGGTCTGGGAATATCAAAACATGCTCAAACGGCTTTCATCTGACCTGATCCTATCTGAGGAAGCTCAACGGCGCAATCTGGCTATTGTACTGCATGACCAACTGGGACAAAGCCTGGCCATGGCTAAGATTAAAATGGCCGGCATTCTAAATGCTACTTCAGACGAAGACCTTAAGCAAAAGCTGAAAGCCGTTGAGAAAGATATAAGTGATGCTGTGAAACAAACCCGCTCCATTACTTATGAATTGAGTCCACCTGTTTTGCACGAACTGGGACTGATCGAAGCATTGGAGTGGCGACTGGAGAAGTTCACCGAAGAAACCGGTATTGAAACCGCCTACGATCATAATCTTGAGAATATTAACCTCCGGGATGAACAGGTGGTTATTCTGTTTCGATCCGTCGATGAAGTGTTGAAGAACATCCTGAAACATGCTCAGGCCAGCCGGGTTCTGATCAGTATCCAGGTCTCCAAATATTCTTTTACGATCAAGATCCATGACGATGGAAAGGGTTTTGATACAGCACTGCTCAGCCCTGAACAACGCAAATCCGGCAGCTTCGGTTTATTTAGTATAAAAGAGAGGATCGAGTACCTTGGCGGGGTCCTGGATATTCAATCGGAAGAAGGTAGTGGAACCGTTGTCACTTTGATTGTACCGGTTTCATTGGAAGGAATTTAA